The Rhopalosiphum maidis isolate BTI-1 chromosome 2, ASM367621v3, whole genome shotgun sequence genome segment AGGACCATATGCACCTAAAATaagatgaataatttttaacataaattacatatatattaatttataataatctattaccAATCGCTCCTCTTCCTTTTCTTAAATTTGCTTCAATTGGAGCCAGAATACCTTGAAGTTTTTTTCCTAAACCATGACCTGGTTGGTAACCCatctattaaacattattagttacatttttattaattataatttataatatataaataaaatatttataaattactccgAGCAATAATTTTGCACCAATTCCTTTTGTATGTTTTTCCCAATCTCCTAATCCTTTGTTTATTAGACTTGAATTTACTTGAGATCGTTTCTTTCGTAATCCTGCCAATTCTTGatcaatatcaaaactaaatgtTGGTTTTTCTTCatcactgtaataatatattaatacaaatattaaatatacaggaaattaaatttaagtttcatCTTTCAAACCTAGACGCAGAGATATTATCTTccaaattatatgtttcattgccttttttttcttcagttttaacttcttttttttctttgccaGCCTGCTGTACTCCTCCAGCCACAAATGAAACGGGAGCAGtatagttttgtttatatttcttatcttTTTTTCTACGGCCCCCAAAACCTGAAGGTTCATCGTCACTATCATTACCTTCTTCATCAGCCCAAAttcctaaattataaatatattacattaatacaaaaataattttcatggaCTTATATgataaccatataatatgtaagctactataattgaaaaatttaattttttattcttaaaaatattatatctggtgagtgatataatattggaaACAAGGtaaaaagtatacataatatattgcatattatctTAAACATTACTGAAATGAACAaatgtttattcataattaataaaaaattagtaaaccTATAAAACTCATtttgtaaactaaaaaattaaccatggacaaaatattaaaaaaatatatattttttttagtaagaatttaagattttataatctaaatttagATTGCaatgaaaatgattaattgataaatagtaCACAACCTTGTAtggtaatttatgtataaaatgaattacatagttagtgaaataatatatattcaacaaatgtaaattgtattaaagaaatatttatagccATTACTTCACTATAcaccatatatttatttaacttattaatatagataattaattgaatataataccgTAAATAGCTTGATTTTTTGTCAGTCGTCTTTGGGGTCTgttcatattaaattcattgtcCAAATCAAAATCAgtgatttcaaatttttccATTTCATCGTCagacatttttagaaatttttagaataacttCTTACTTTTTagcttaaattgaataaacaaCAATTACTATTGCTATTTCGagttgtattaatttacaatattgaatataattttatatttaataatttgaatttagtcTTAAACTTCTTGTTTTCGCCGTTTTCtcatagtaaatattactaaatttgtatataatcaaTTGTTTATCATTCATGCGTTGgtagattattttaatctatggtCTGTAGTTTTATCACATTAACCatagttgaaatattatagatattcttaaaaatattaataattaataataattatggattaccatagataataataataataataataataagtatttgaataattattatattttataatattaaaataatattttatagataattttatcataatctaTAATCGCGATTTGTGGTTAAACTATTACCTCAAATTTAACCTAACTTTTATCTCTTATCTACtatcaacattttacaatttacattggtgcttaatgcttataattttacaaattacacatttatacaatatacagcatcgtattcatttttaagtccaaaaatccaaaaaaagttcaaaataaacgaaaatggGATTATTAAAACCAGGAATAAAATCTCGAATGGAGTCAGTCACCGAGTTTGTCAAAACTTCTTACCATGTCGCCTTTATtccatttgttatatatatgggtatgttgtttttatagtacattagtacaaatcattaaatgatgaactattcaattattgtaaattgttatgatgattcattaaattttatatttttccttaTGGCTATATTgtttgatagaaaaaaaattgaatttaatataaaggttaaaaacataatgaatttcataaaaaactgTAACAAACTAAGTTTATGTATAGATGAATAACTTATGGccattcttaaatattaatgtattactatgttttcattaatacaatatgtttgtTATTGTTACTCTTACATTTACAAATTGTAGAAATGCAGAAGTAAATAcatgttattgaaataaatattaagtttacttattttgattttttaaaggtTTCAAAAAAGGACCAGAGGTTGGTGGCCCAGCATTTGGACTTTTAAGGTAgtattttagtttgtattttattttattgatacaaaaaatatcatgtttttatgttaacttacattaatggtttaaataaattattaatttttagcctCCTGTGGCAGTAATTGAGAAAAAATTCTTCAAATCCGTCAAGacacatttatgtataattttagaagAACAAtggtttatacattatttgtgttttatataaactagTTAAATGTCATGCTGCCTTTACCTTAATGTtctgaaataaatttgttaaaatgtgattagtgtattatttattaagtgtttgttttattaattgtaatatttttatcctatttaattaattgtctacatactacaatattattcattaataggGTATAGATTTTGagatagtatacataataaaaaaggaCTTTTGCTGTGAAAAAAgacatatttgatttaaaataaaacaatgaaaatgtctcttatttttttttaaattttattgttcccaacagttatttaaaacaaattttacttGACGGtgaattgttgtataatatttttattaaaaataggaaGGTtctatagattaataatattattggtattttgattaatgatttataaactagcagtgacaatttttttatttgtacatccATCAGTGATGATGTAACATTGAGTATTTTCTATTGGATAACATTGGTAATGTATCATTTTAGATTCTTAGCAAGATTTGTGTCtactgtaaatttaaatactttaatgattattgtaataaatagataatttaacataaaacagaaaaagtcagaattaattttattttatttaaagaaaaattaaattaaatacattttttataaatattatatttttacctaaatatcatgtttttaagaaaagtatttgctttttaatttaagagttgtctctgtcttacataTCTACGACATGGAAAGTTTTGTTCATCAGTTTCAATAGTGTGTTGTTAGTTTTGAATCAAGActtgatattagagtgaattgacctattataaaatgttaaggtaagattattataatatactttaaagtatattttgattttatcgaaaacacaatattaatattgtttggaAGAACAATATCtgatttttcagaaaaatcaccatatatatattatattatgatgcatTGATGCATtatgtaatacttaaaaacatttttgattttgcatAAATGcgctaatatttatatacgcaaagtttataggtattatttattagttatactgaaaaaaaatttgaatttgggTCTTATTAAAATCAGAAAATCTAATAACTCTTTGGAACTCGAGATATGTAAGATATATTTAAGACGATGAGTAAGTTGCGGTctaattttctgaaaaattggaagtgtttataaattgtatagaattttatGATACTGTATTACTGTCAGAATAATtggttttctatttattagatatgcaACAGCAACATTTGCAACaatgatgaaataattttgtttaaaacctAGGTATATCCAAAAGTGAAAAAATACGTGAACAAATAACGCAAgttgttttatacaaaaaagcaAGATTAGTGATTTATATGTGAATTAGTGAATACGaaacaaactataaatttagatgtatacctatttattagtCATCAAGTATTCAAGTCCCAAGTATTTTCACCTCCGACTAATTTAAgacacattaatttaataacttaaaatgttttacattattgtatataaattgttattaattattgtgtttcatttacaatatataataataattttacaatagtaggtaggtatatcatatttattttgtaatccaTTAACTATTTTCTTAACTTAATACTgtcaaatattgattaattggTTGCGcaccaatatataatattatttgtatttaatcttCGGAGGTGCTCACATCCAATCACTTATTAGCTATTTTATCCTCACaacttatatagtatttagtggctatttttgaattaagtcAAATCTAATCCACGGAGTAATGATGGTTGAAGTTGAGTTTTAAATAGGTCCTCTCTTGTAACTTGTAAGACTCTGACCAGGAAGTGAGTTATGCGGTCATGGCTTATGTGACACATTGCtcaatatcaattatacaatgataaacTTATAGTAGTAAGAAATAGGCTTAATATTGTCAAATGTCCATCGACCACTTGACCGACATGACCTGAGCCGCCATGCTATTACAGCACACTAGTATACTCTGACTTAGACCTTACTGCCCTAGAGTCCAATCTCGCTTCTTTGGCCTTGCTGGATTCCTACTAAAAATTGATCACCCCGACGCAATCATGCGCCAGTCATGAACACATTAAAACTCTGTTCACTTAAAAATAGATGAGAAATAGCTGATCAACTATTTTTGTTCAACTTGCTTCACGGGAAGGTGGACGCATCTCGAATCCTGGAGCGCATTAATTTACGTGTACCAATAAGTGTTCATACCAGATCACAAGAACCATTCCTCCTACCCACTTCAAGGTCCAACTCTCTGATGAACGATCCCTTAGTCAGAGCCATGCGTtcgtcaaataataataatattgatcttTGGCcttaataaaacatgttttttctgTCACtcttattaggtacctaaccCTTGTATTACcttattgttataactaattatgtatacattgttatttttgtttattcctATGTAAAAAGCCGTttgtcatatatttataaaataaaataaaaatagtacataGGGACAAATAGATCACTGTACGGTGGCAAACAGCGTCTGTTGGTTAGGAattgaaatctaaaaattaatttaaaaataaaaatctttaacgATGCGCAGTCTAGTGAATAAAATAGCGGTAGTCGTGGTAAGTTCTTTGCACACGAGTTGGATTGTCAAAATAACGACGGTAGAAGGCGTTGTCATTATTATCGTTCGTAAGCATTGACCGAATATAATTCACGAGAAGTTTCACGACCATCGTCAGCGCAGAAGTGTAATGGATAATGTGCAGTATACAATtggtacaaatataatattatgatggccGGTCTGTACTTGGGTCTTAGACACTTAAAATTGAGTGTATTTTGAAATCTATTtgctaaaagtatttatttagtataattattataatattatgttcgtggaaaaattattgttttatttttgtagttttttttatgaataattataattgcatttttggtaaattattttttttacataattgaaAGTCAttataaatcaacatttttgaagaaaattgtatttattgtcgTTATAGAAAAAACTAAAGTTATTACTTTTGTGAATGACAAcagcatattaatatatatgcgtTTAAAGTTATACTTCAAAGTAGAAAATTTATCTCAAAATGtcaatgtttaaaaagtaaattttaaaacaacagcaaattaattgtaaatgataagtattttaagtgtagatttaatttgttattgaaaaagtaaaaataacataaaaaatagtaaaaataatgtgtttttaaaaattttgttttataatgactTCAAAGTTCAaagcatataaaaaaagtatttccaaaaatgttaatacttttACAGACAATAATAGTggttatactaataaaagaaTCATACTGTGTAGGTAAAAGATTAATGTTTTACGTATAATgcgagtatataatacaaccaAGCCACATTTATGGACCAGTGGTGGCGAGGAAGCATCCCCACCTCCCGGGTTGTAATATGCATGGGTGCATTCGGCatgttatatagtttttaatattctatattgacataataataatactcggGGTTTGTGGGGAGAATGGGAGATGAACAAACAATTCccggttattatttttttctacaacaCATTGgaccattaattaaataccaatattattattgtttctcaaaacatattttacttgGCGCTATTGTTCAATATTAGTGACATCTATTTACAAATCAGTTAtggttaatattgaattattgttcGTGTTTATTcggtttttgtatattattttaaggacaacaaatattataaattggcaATTGATTATACCGATTGTCGGCGTaaacataaaac includes the following:
- the LOC113554398 gene encoding mitochondrial import receptor subunit TOM7 homolog, giving the protein MGLLKPGIKSRMESVTEFVKTSYHVAFIPFVIYMGFKKGPEVGGPAFGLLSLLWQ